A window of Asterias rubens chromosome 22, eAstRub1.3, whole genome shotgun sequence contains these coding sequences:
- the LOC117304957 gene encoding solute carrier organic anion transporter family member 2A1-like isoform X1 — protein MGVQDGDDGTGFVDNETLTMDIGTDNPVDVLEGEEIEPSNKKHHKMVESEMDRQDSRVPLKDSAAIYDNITEVEYPEDPDPDQLVCGIGPFRPKRLQWFAGGPKAFAFWSMLYLLIKTSSTVYLGAVVGTIEKQFQLSSIESGAIIILNDAMDLLLVIFVAYFGHKGNRPRIIAFGLLLAGIGIVMCGVPHFMLPAYTSIPEGCNETEKFIDYCAANEDNTDPCEVDYDNETAFNPVWWLIIGQLLLGIGNVPVKPLGTTYIDDAVGKHTTPVYIAFLFIAVSIGPLLGFLFGSTFLNIFVDFDRVPANERPTFEQNDPRFIGAWWLGFVCLGGAVMLLSIPFFFFPKHMPQSKERMEEEREKAKALLAKEDEGIQMKSIDGTSNGHSGKEVVTKPEKDEPFKLPLHITFWNALKKMYHSYKRMALNLGLFLLCLSSAMEGANAAANGSFSLKYYNVAFAVSPALSSMLAIIVFPFNLVGCMVGGFIIKRRKWAPEKCALFLLFGDVVSIIFIPVFLTFGCQTQAVAGISADYMAPTRFDGMTGTLQPITLEDSVQQAVSECNMDCTCGGEAYEPVCGSDGLTYASPCYAGCQAVNRTQMDSLNRTIYSFYDCTCITPSPGLANGTAIDGECAPDCQDWQVPVLIFSSIVLIFASGLGQSGLVLITLRIVEDDMRSAALGFQTLFLNLLGYFPAPVYFGAAINSACILWGYQNEERGACWVYDRTGIRFAFQGLVGILKVVSSFLFVGVYFAIRNKRRRDESEVSEKEKSVA, from the exons ATGGGTGTCCAGGACGGAGACGACGGCACTGGTTTCGTCGACAATGAAACCTTAACCATGGATATTGGAACAGATAATCCG gTTGACGTTCTCGAGGGTGAGGAGATCGAACCATCCAACAAGAAACATCACAAGATGGTTGAATCCGAGATGGACCGGCAGGACTCCAGGGTTCCCCTGAAGGATTCTGCAGCGATCTACGATAATATAACTGAGGTGGAGTACCCGGAGGACCCGGATCCGGACCAGCTAGTATGCGGTATCGGTCCGTTCCGGCCCAAGAGACTCCAGTGGTTTGCCGGAGGACCGAAGGCGTTTGCTTTCTGGTCCATGCTGTATCTCCTGATCAAGACCTCGTCAACTGTCTACCTCGGAGCCGTCGTCGGAACCATCGAGAAGCAGTTTCAGCTCTCCAG TATTGAATCTGGAGCCATCATCATCTTGAACGACGCCATGGACCTCCTCTTGGTCATCTTCGTCGCCTACTTCGGCCACAAGGGTAACCGTCCCCGCATCATCGCATTCGGTCTCCTGCTAGCCGGGATCGGCATAGTTATGTGCGGCGTACCCCACTTCATGCTACCCGCCTACACCAGCATCCCCGAGGGCTGCAACGAGACGGAGAAGTTCATCGACTACTGCGCGGCGAATGAGGACAACACGGATCCTTGTGAGGTGGACTACGACAATGAGACTGCTTTCAACCCCGTGTGGTGGCTCATCATTGGACAGCTGCTACTTGGGATCGGGAATGTACCGGTCAAGCCCCTGGGAACGACGTACATTGATGATGCTGTGGGCAAGCACACCACCCCTGTGTATATAG CCTTCCTGTTCATCGCCGTCTCCATTGGCCCTCTTCTCGGCTTCCTCTTCGGCTCCACTTTCCTCAACATCTTCGTGGACTTTGACCGTGTGCCGGCGAATGAGAGGCCGACATTCGAGCAGAACGACCCCCGGTTCATCGGGGCCTGGTGGCTCGGCTTCGTCTGCCTCGGCGGTGCGGTCATGCTACTAAGTATCCCGTTCTTTTTCTTCCCGAAACACATGCCTCAGTCCAAGGAGCGAATGGAGGAAGAGCGTGAAAAG GCTAAGGCCCTCCTAGCAAAGGAAGACGAAGGAATCCAGATGAAGTCGATCGACGGGACATCAAATGGGCATTCTGGGAAGGAGGTTGTGACTAAACCAGAGAAGGACGAGCCATTTAAGCTTCCTCTTCATATCACATTCTGGAACGCTCTCAAAA AGATGTACCACAGCTACAAAAGAATGGCGTTGAATCTCGGTCTGTTTTTGCTATGTCTGTCATCGGCCATGGAGGGTGCAAATGCTGCCGCCAACGGCAGCTTCTCCCTGAAATACTACAATGTGGCGTTTGCAGTGTCTCCAGCTTTGTCATCCATGCTTGCGA TCATCGTTTTCCCCTTCAATCTGGTCGGATGCATGGTCGGTGGTTTCATCATCAAACGTCGCAAATGGGCCCCCGAGAAGTGCGCCCTGTTCCTCCTCTTCGGCGACGTGGTCAGCATCATCTTCATCCcggtctttttgacctttggCTGTCAGACGCAGGCTGTTGCGGGCATCTCGGCTGATTATATGGCGCCCACAAGGTTTGATGGGATGACAGGAACACTGCA ACCCATAACACTGGAAGACTCCGTACAGCAGGCAGTTTCAGAGTGTAACATGGACTGTACGTGCGGGGGAGAAGCCTACGAGCCAGTATGCGGATCGGATGGCCTCACGTATGCTTCACCATGCTATGCTGGATGCCAAGCAGTGAATAGAACACAAATGGACTCACTCAACAGAACAATTTAT AGCTTTTATGACTGCACCTGTATCACCCCATCACCCGGGCTCGCGAACGGGACAGCAATTGATGGAGAGTGCGCACCTGACTGTCAAGACTGGCAGGTGCCTGTACTCATCTTCAGCAGTATTGTACTAATCTTCGCCAGTGGACTGGGGCAGAGTGGACTGGTCCTAATCACATTGAg AATCGTTGAAGATGACATGAGATCAGCCGCCCTCGGTTTCCAGACACTGTTCCTGAATCTCTTGG GTTACTTCCCAGCGCCCGTCTACTTCGGAGCGGCAATCAACTCGGCCTGTATTCTATGGGGCTACCAGAACGAGGAGAGGGGTGCGTGCTGGGTGTATGACCGTACCGGGATACGCTTCGCTTTCCAGGGTCTGGTCGGCATCCTGAAAGTCGTCTCTAGCTTTCTGTTCGTGGGCGTCTACTTTGCCATCCGCAACAAGAGG
- the LOC117304957 gene encoding solute carrier organic anion transporter family member 2A1-like isoform X2: MVESEMDRQDSRVPLKDSAAIYDNITEVEYPEDPDPDQLVCGIGPFRPKRLQWFAGGPKAFAFWSMLYLLIKTSSTVYLGAVVGTIEKQFQLSSIESGAIIILNDAMDLLLVIFVAYFGHKGNRPRIIAFGLLLAGIGIVMCGVPHFMLPAYTSIPEGCNETEKFIDYCAANEDNTDPCEVDYDNETAFNPVWWLIIGQLLLGIGNVPVKPLGTTYIDDAVGKHTTPVYIAFLFIAVSIGPLLGFLFGSTFLNIFVDFDRVPANERPTFEQNDPRFIGAWWLGFVCLGGAVMLLSIPFFFFPKHMPQSKERMEEEREKAKALLAKEDEGIQMKSIDGTSNGHSGKEVVTKPEKDEPFKLPLHITFWNALKKMYHSYKRMALNLGLFLLCLSSAMEGANAAANGSFSLKYYNVAFAVSPALSSMLAIIVFPFNLVGCMVGGFIIKRRKWAPEKCALFLLFGDVVSIIFIPVFLTFGCQTQAVAGISADYMAPTRFDGMTGTLQPITLEDSVQQAVSECNMDCTCGGEAYEPVCGSDGLTYASPCYAGCQAVNRTQMDSLNRTIYSFYDCTCITPSPGLANGTAIDGECAPDCQDWQVPVLIFSSIVLIFASGLGQSGLVLITLRIVEDDMRSAALGFQTLFLNLLGYFPAPVYFGAAINSACILWGYQNEERGACWVYDRTGIRFAFQGLVGILKVVSSFLFVGVYFAIRNKRRRDESEVSEKEKSVA, encoded by the exons ATGGTTGAATCCGAGATGGACCGGCAGGACTCCAGGGTTCCCCTGAAGGATTCTGCAGCGATCTACGATAATATAACTGAGGTGGAGTACCCGGAGGACCCGGATCCGGACCAGCTAGTATGCGGTATCGGTCCGTTCCGGCCCAAGAGACTCCAGTGGTTTGCCGGAGGACCGAAGGCGTTTGCTTTCTGGTCCATGCTGTATCTCCTGATCAAGACCTCGTCAACTGTCTACCTCGGAGCCGTCGTCGGAACCATCGAGAAGCAGTTTCAGCTCTCCAG TATTGAATCTGGAGCCATCATCATCTTGAACGACGCCATGGACCTCCTCTTGGTCATCTTCGTCGCCTACTTCGGCCACAAGGGTAACCGTCCCCGCATCATCGCATTCGGTCTCCTGCTAGCCGGGATCGGCATAGTTATGTGCGGCGTACCCCACTTCATGCTACCCGCCTACACCAGCATCCCCGAGGGCTGCAACGAGACGGAGAAGTTCATCGACTACTGCGCGGCGAATGAGGACAACACGGATCCTTGTGAGGTGGACTACGACAATGAGACTGCTTTCAACCCCGTGTGGTGGCTCATCATTGGACAGCTGCTACTTGGGATCGGGAATGTACCGGTCAAGCCCCTGGGAACGACGTACATTGATGATGCTGTGGGCAAGCACACCACCCCTGTGTATATAG CCTTCCTGTTCATCGCCGTCTCCATTGGCCCTCTTCTCGGCTTCCTCTTCGGCTCCACTTTCCTCAACATCTTCGTGGACTTTGACCGTGTGCCGGCGAATGAGAGGCCGACATTCGAGCAGAACGACCCCCGGTTCATCGGGGCCTGGTGGCTCGGCTTCGTCTGCCTCGGCGGTGCGGTCATGCTACTAAGTATCCCGTTCTTTTTCTTCCCGAAACACATGCCTCAGTCCAAGGAGCGAATGGAGGAAGAGCGTGAAAAG GCTAAGGCCCTCCTAGCAAAGGAAGACGAAGGAATCCAGATGAAGTCGATCGACGGGACATCAAATGGGCATTCTGGGAAGGAGGTTGTGACTAAACCAGAGAAGGACGAGCCATTTAAGCTTCCTCTTCATATCACATTCTGGAACGCTCTCAAAA AGATGTACCACAGCTACAAAAGAATGGCGTTGAATCTCGGTCTGTTTTTGCTATGTCTGTCATCGGCCATGGAGGGTGCAAATGCTGCCGCCAACGGCAGCTTCTCCCTGAAATACTACAATGTGGCGTTTGCAGTGTCTCCAGCTTTGTCATCCATGCTTGCGA TCATCGTTTTCCCCTTCAATCTGGTCGGATGCATGGTCGGTGGTTTCATCATCAAACGTCGCAAATGGGCCCCCGAGAAGTGCGCCCTGTTCCTCCTCTTCGGCGACGTGGTCAGCATCATCTTCATCCcggtctttttgacctttggCTGTCAGACGCAGGCTGTTGCGGGCATCTCGGCTGATTATATGGCGCCCACAAGGTTTGATGGGATGACAGGAACACTGCA ACCCATAACACTGGAAGACTCCGTACAGCAGGCAGTTTCAGAGTGTAACATGGACTGTACGTGCGGGGGAGAAGCCTACGAGCCAGTATGCGGATCGGATGGCCTCACGTATGCTTCACCATGCTATGCTGGATGCCAAGCAGTGAATAGAACACAAATGGACTCACTCAACAGAACAATTTAT AGCTTTTATGACTGCACCTGTATCACCCCATCACCCGGGCTCGCGAACGGGACAGCAATTGATGGAGAGTGCGCACCTGACTGTCAAGACTGGCAGGTGCCTGTACTCATCTTCAGCAGTATTGTACTAATCTTCGCCAGTGGACTGGGGCAGAGTGGACTGGTCCTAATCACATTGAg AATCGTTGAAGATGACATGAGATCAGCCGCCCTCGGTTTCCAGACACTGTTCCTGAATCTCTTGG GTTACTTCCCAGCGCCCGTCTACTTCGGAGCGGCAATCAACTCGGCCTGTATTCTATGGGGCTACCAGAACGAGGAGAGGGGTGCGTGCTGGGTGTATGACCGTACCGGGATACGCTTCGCTTTCCAGGGTCTGGTCGGCATCCTGAAAGTCGTCTCTAGCTTTCTGTTCGTGGGCGTCTACTTTGCCATCCGCAACAAGAGG